In the Ptychodera flava strain L36383 unplaced genomic scaffold, AS_Pfla_20210202 Scaffold_29__1_contigs__length_4469600_pilon, whole genome shotgun sequence genome, one interval contains:
- the LOC139127132 gene encoding LOW QUALITY PROTEIN: stomatin-like (The sequence of the model RefSeq protein was modified relative to this genomic sequence to represent the inferred CDS: deleted 1 base in 1 codon): MGPTEYHRIIIVTLALRLCKSTVIFRLGRLLPGGAKGPGIFFVLPCTDSYTKVDLRTVSFDVPPQEILTKDSVTVSVDAVVYYRVNNATISVANVENANHSTRLLAQTTLRNVLGTKNLAEILADRENISHQMQSILDEATDPWGILVERVEIKAVRLPVQLQRAMAAEAEASREARVKVIAAEGEQNASRALKEAADVINESPSALQLRYLQTLNAISAEKNSTIIFPLPIELLQGMMKK, encoded by the exons ATGGGGCCCACAGAATATCACAGAATCATCATTGTGACCCTAGCCTTGCG GTTGTGCAAGAGTACAGTTATCTTCAGACTTGGTCGTTTGTTACCGGGTGGTGCTAAGGGACCTGGTA TCTTCTTTGTGTTGCCCTGCACTGACAGTTACACCAAGGTTGATTTGAGAACTGTCTCATTTGATGTCCCACCACAGGAG ATTCTGACCAAAGACAGTGTTACTGTATCTGTGGATGCTGTTGTCTACTACCGTGTCAACAATGCCACCATCTCAGTTGCCAATGTGGAGAATGCAAATCACTCCACTCGTCTCTTGGCGCAGACAACTCTGAGAAACGTGCTGGGAACCAAAAACCTAGCTGAGATCCTC GCTGATAGAGAGAACATCAGCCACCAAATGCAG aGCATCTTGGATGAGGCCACCGATCCATGGGGCATCCTTGTTGAACGTGTTGAAAT TAAGGCTGTACGTCTGCCAGTTCAGTTGCAACGTGCCATGGCGGCTGAGGCTGAAGCTTCAAGAGAAGCCAGAGTTAAG GTGATTGCGGCTGAAGGAGAACAGAATGCATCACGTGCATTGAAGGAGGCTGCTGATGTGATCAACGAATCACCATCTGCGTTACAATTGCGTTATTTGCAAACCCTGAACGCAATCTCTGCTGAGAAGAACTCCACCATAATATTCCCATTGCCCATTGAACTCTTGCA GGGGATGATGAAGAAGTAA